From a region of the Xyrauchen texanus isolate HMW12.3.18 chromosome 39, RBS_HiC_50CHRs, whole genome shotgun sequence genome:
- the LOC127633016 gene encoding NADH-cytochrome b5 reductase 3-like — protein MGCAMSTTLAVTAGVVLVTTAGVLGYLFISRKRKPQITLINPSEKYKLRLVDKEIISHDTRRFRFALPSPEHVLGLPVGKHVYLSARIDDNLIVRPYTPVSSDDDKGYVDIVVKIYFKNVHPKFPEGGKMSQYLESLRIGDLIDFRGPGGLLEYKGQGQFAIQADKKAPAEIKTARTLGLIAGGTGITPMLQLIRDIMKNPSDATTCSLLFANQTEKDILLKDDLEEIQARHPDRFKLWFTVDRAPEDWEYSQGFINAEMIQEHLPPPSDECMILMCGPPPMIQFACNPNLDKLDYQQSQRFAY, from the exons ATGGGTTGTGCTATG TCCACTACATTAGCTGTGACAGCTGGAGTGGTGCTGGTCACAACAGCAGGTGTGCTGGGTTATCTTTTTATTAGCAGGAAAAGGAAACCACAGATTACCCTGATCAATCCCTCTGAAAAATACAAATTGAGACTTGTAGACAAAGAG ATTATAAGTCATGATACCCGGAGATTTCGGTTTGCCCTGCCAAGCCCTGAGCATGTCTTGGGGTTACCAGTTG GCAAGCATGTTTATCTCTCCGCCAGGATTGATGACAATTTGATTGTGCGTCCCTACACACCAGTTTCCAGCGACGATGACAAAGGATATGTTGACATAGTTGTTAAG ATTTATTTCAAGAATGTGCACCCAAAGTTTCCTGAAGGAGGAAAGATGTCCCAGTACCTGGAGAGTTTGAGGATTGGAGACTTGATCGACTTCAGAGGACCAGGAGGTTTGCTGGAGTACAAGGGACAAG GTCAGTTTGCCATACAGGCTGATAAGAAGGCCCCTGCTGAGATCAAGACTGCCAGAACATTAGGTCTTATAGCTGGAGGAACGG GCATCACTCCTATGTTGCAACTGATCCGGGATATTATGAAGAACCCAAGTGATGCAACTACTTGCAGCCTGCTATTTGCCAACCAG ACTGAGAAGGACATTCTGCTGAAGGATGATCTGGAGGAGATACAGGCAAGGCATCCGGATCGCTTCAAACTCTGGTTTACCGTGGACAGAGCACCTGAAG ACTGGGAATACAGCCAGGGCTTCATAAATGCTGAGATGATTCAGGAGCATCTGCCACCACCCAGTGATGAGTGTATGATCCTGATGTGCGGCCCACCTCCCATGATCCAGTTTGCCTGTAATCCCAACCTGGACAAACTGGATTACCAGCAAAGCCAACGCTTTGCCTATTAG
- the LOC127633024 gene encoding adiponectin receptor protein 1-like, giving the protein MSGQIRSASHADCRVTEECQVPADVELMELGPLLEEDGTLGAAEIQSEATSGLADDEDEDEDVGDVLTLPLQAHHAMEKMEEFVHKVWEGRWRVIPFHILPEWLKDNDYLLHGHRPPMPSFRACFGSIFRIHTETGNIWTHLLGLILFLCLGTLTMLRPNMYFMAPLQEKVVFGMFFLGAVLCLSFSWLFHTVYCHSEKVSRTFSKLDYSGIALLIMGSFVPWLYYSFYCSPQPRLIYLTIVCVLGIAAIVVAQWDRFSAPRHRPTRAGVFMGLGLSGIVPTMHFTIEEGFVKATTVGQMGWFYLMGAMYITGAGLYAARIPERYFPGKCDIWFHSHQIFHVLVVAAAFIHFYGVSNLQEFRYGLEGGCTDDTLL; this is encoded by the exons ATGTCAGGCCAGATCAGGTCTGCCAGTCATGCGGACTGTCGGGTCACTGAGGAATGCCAGGTTCCAGCCGACGTGGAGTTGATGGAACTGGGTCCCCTGCTGGAGGAGGATGGCACCCTTGGAGCTGCAGAAATCCAATCAGAGGCAA CAAGTGGTCTTGCGGATGATGAAGATGAGGATGAAGATGTGGGAGATGTTCTGACTCTACCACTACAGGCTCACCATGCAATGGAGAAGATGGAGGAGTTTGTGCACAAG GTCTGGGAGGGTCGCTGGAGAGTCATTCCCTTTCACATCCTACCGGAGTGGCTAAAAGACAATGACTACCTCCTGCATGGTCATCGGCCGCCCATGCCCTCCTTCCGTGCCTGCTTTGGGAGCATTTTTAGAATTCACACAGAGACCGGGAATATCTGGACTCATTTGTTGG gGTTAATCTTATTCTTGTGCCTGGGCACACTTACCATGCTGAGGCCCAATATGTACTTCATGGCCCCCTTGCAGGAAAAGGTGGTGTTTGGCATGTTCTTCTTGGGTGCAGTGCTGTGCCTCAGCTTCTCCTGGCTTTTCCACACCGTCTACTGCCATTCTGAGAAAGTGTCTCGCACTTTCTCAAA acTAGACTACTCTGGCATTGCTCTGCTGATCATGGGCTCTTTTGTGCCCTGGCTTTACTACTCCTTCTACTGCTCTCCTCAGCCACGTCTCATCTACCTCACAATCGTCTGTGTGCTGGGCATTGCAGCCATCGTCGTCGCCCAGTGGGACCGTTTCTCCGCGCCCCGTCACAGGCCCACCAGAGCAG GTGTATTCATGGGTCTCGGACTGAGTGGGATTGTCCCCACCATGCACTTCACCATAGAGGAGGGGTTTGTCAAGGCCACTACAGTTGGACAGATGGGCTGGTTCTATTTAATGGGCGCCATGTACATCACAGGTGCTGGGCTGTATGCTGCACGGATCCCTGAGCGCTATTTCCCGGGCAAGTGTGATATTTGG TTTCACTCACACCAGATATTCCATGTGCTGGTGGTGGCAGCAGCCTTTATTCATTTCTACGGAGTCTCCAATCTGCAGGAGTTCCGCTATGGTCTTGAGGGAGGCTGCACTGATGACACTCTTCTCTGA
- the LOC127632969 gene encoding aminopeptidase B-like isoform X2: protein MFILKVPVGFTAVMSASKWVHRKADNTFLFTMEHPIPAYLVALAVGDLQSAEVGPRTRVWTEPCLLQAAKQEFDNVIEEFLSVGEKLFGPYVWGRYDVLFMPPSFPFGGMENPCLTFVTPCLLAGDRSLADVIVHEICHSWFGNLVTNATWGDFWLNEGFTMYAQRRVCKELYGDAYTCLEAATGKALLRQHMDNTGEDHPLNKLRVKIEPGVDPDDTYNETPYEKGYCFVSYLAHLTGNQAHFDAFLKAYVDKFKFCSVMAEDALEFYLEYFPDLKEKNVHRIEGLDFDSWLNVPGWPPYSPDLSAGLKLMKPAEQLAELWVNNNLDIDSIKQTDIKPWKTYQTVYFLDKILEMSPLPDGNIRKLEQSYSLITESSNAELRLRWAQIVAKNQHKPGYQHIRNFLSSQGKQKYTLPVYRALWSGSEETKSLAMDIFSATSNQLHINVRNYVKKIMA from the exons GTGCCTGTTGGCTTCACAGCAGTTATGAGCGCTAGTAAATGGGTGCACAGAAAGGCAGACAACACTTTCCTGTTCACTATGGAGCATCCCATTCCGGCGTACCTGGTAGCACTGGCAGTAGGGGACTTGCAGTCTGCTGAGGTGGGGCCAAG AACACGTGTTTGGACTGAGCCCTGTTTACTGCAGGCAGCCAAGCAGGAGTTTGATAATGTGATTGAGGAGTtcctgtctgtgggagagaaacTGTTTGGACCCTATGTTTGGGGACG GTATGATGTGCTCTTCATGCCTCCATCGTTCCCTTTTGGTGGGATGGAGAACCCCTGTCTGACTTTTGTCACACCCTGTCTGCTGGCCGGGGATCGCTCTCTTGCTGACGTTATTGTACACGAGATCTGCCACAGCTGGTTTGGAAACCTTGTTACCAACGCCACCTGGGGGGATTTCTGGCTCAACGAGGGCTTCACAATGTACGCTCAACGCAGGGTTTGCAAAGAGCTTTATG GGGATGCTTACACATGTCTGGAGGCAGCGACTGGTAAAGCCCTTTTGCGTCAGCACATGGACAACACTGGAGAGGACCATCCTCTCAACAAACTACGTGTTAAGATTGAACCAG GTGTTGATCCAGATGATACCTATAATGAAACGCCCTATGAGAAAGGCTACTGCTTTGTGTCCTACCTGGCACACCTCACAGGAAATCAAGCCCACTTTGATGCATTCCTTAAG GCTTATGTGGACAAGTTCAAGTTCTGCAGTGTGATGGCCGAGGATGCTTTGGAGTTCTACCTGGAGTATTTCCCAGACCTGAAAGAGAAGAATGTCCACAGAATTGAGG GTCTGGATTTTGACAGCTGGCTCAATGTGCCCGGTTGGCCTCCATATTCCCCTGACCTCTCTGCTGGTCTGAAGCTGATGAAACCAGCTGAGCAGTTAGCTGAACTGTGGGTTAACAATAACCTGGACATAGACTCTATCAAACAAACTGATATCAAACCGTGGAAGACCTACCAAACTGTGTATTTCTTGGACAAGATCCTTGAGATGTCACCCCTTCCTGATG GTAACATAAGGAAGCTGGAGCAGTCTTACTCACTCATTACTGAGTCCAGTAACGCTGAGCTGAGATTACGCTGGGCCCAGATTGTTGCAAAGAACCAGCATAAACCAGGATACCAACATATTCGCAATTTTCTCAGCAGCCAG GGGAAACAGAAGTACACATTACCTGTTTATCGGGCCCTTTGGAGTGGATCAGAGGAGACTAAGTCTCTGGCTATGGACATATTTTCTGCCACTTCTAATCAGCTTCACATCAATGTTCGCAATtacgtaaaaaaaattatggcTTAA